The genomic region GGGAAAGAGAACGCCGCCTTCGAGGCCGACGTACGGGCCCGAGCTCTGAGCGAGCGCAGGCGTGGCGATAGCGGCCGCCGCAACGGCGACCAGAAGATATTTTCGCATTATCTATCCTTTGTGTGTGATCCCTCGCGGGCTGCAACAGAGCCGCGGCCAATTAGTTTCAAAAATAACACGCTGTGTTCTACTGGCCATCAAAGTCTGTTGCATATGTGACACAGAGTCGGGCGGCACGGGCGCTTCAAACCAAGTGCCTTGGGCGACTTGCCTTTTCGCCCTTCATTCGTCATAGGGCGCGGCGATGGGGTGCAGGCTTCGCCTGTGCCCCAGTTGTTTTTAAAGACAGCCGGAGGGGCGTCGCATCGGGCGGCGTCAGCGATCGGCCAATAGAGAGAAGAAGCATGCCGCTCTACGAGCATGTTTTCCTCGCGCGTCAGGACCTGGCCCAGGCCCAGGTGGACGCGCTCGCGGAAAACGCCACAAAGATCCTCACCGACAATGGCGGGAAGGTCGTCAAGACCGAGACCTGGGGCCTCAAGTCCCTCGCCTACCGGATTGCAAAGAACCGCAAGGCGCATTTCGTGATGCTCGACGTCGACGCCCCTCCGGCGGCCGTCGCGGAACTCGAGCGCCAGACCAACATCAACGAGGACGTGATCCGCTTCATGACCATCCGCGTGGATGCGCATGAGGAAGGCCCGTCGGCGATGATGCGGCGCGAGCAGCGCTCCGGACGTGGCGAGCGCGGAGAGCGTGGCGACCGCGGAGATCGCGGTGAGCGCAGCGGCTTCCGAGCCCGTGATGAGGAGGTCGAATAATGGCCCGCGCATTCTTCCGCCGCCGCAAGTCCTGCCCCTTCTCCGGCAAGGACGCGCCAAAGATCGATTACAAGGACGTCCGGCTGCTCCAGGGATTCATTTCCGAGCGCGGCAAGATCGTGCCTTCGCGGATCACCGCGGTTTCATCGAAGAAGCAGCGCGAACTTGCCAAGGCGATCAAGCGCGCCCGCCACATCGGCCTTCTTCCCTATCTCGTGAAATAAGGACGGCAGCGACATGGAAGTCATCCTGCTCGAACGGGTCGAAAAGCTCGGCCACATCGGCGACGTCGTCAACGTCAAGAACGGCTTCGCCCGCAATTACCTGCTTCCGAACAAGAAGGCGCTTCGTGCGAACGAGTCGAACCGCAAGCTGTTCG from Sphingomonas anseongensis harbors:
- the rpsR gene encoding 30S ribosomal protein S18 yields the protein MARAFFRRRKSCPFSGKDAPKIDYKDVRLLQGFISERGKIVPSRITAVSSKKQRELAKAIKRARHIGLLPYLVK
- the rpsF gene encoding 30S ribosomal protein S6; this encodes MPLYEHVFLARQDLAQAQVDALAENATKILTDNGGKVVKTETWGLKSLAYRIAKNRKAHFVMLDVDAPPAAVAELERQTNINEDVIRFMTIRVDAHEEGPSAMMRREQRSGRGERGERGDRGDRGERSGFRARDEEVE